From Kwoniella europaea PYCC6329 chromosome 3, complete sequence, one genomic window encodes:
- a CDS encoding threonine synthase, protein MSQSEMRYFSTRGGSDTLSFEDAVLTGLAPNGGLYIPTHIPSLPSDWQSSWSNLSFPQLSFEILSLFIPRSVIPAEDLKSIINTSYSTFRSDKTTPLKQTGEKEWVLELWHGPTWAFKDVALQFLGELFRYFLERRNGVLEKEGKEEREELTVVGATSGDTGSAAIYGLRSKPSITIFILYPDGRISPIQEAQMATVPDENVYCVAVENSDFDTCQSIVKTLFSDKQFNSTHRLGAINSINWARILAQIVYYFSAYFQLPQEARQSGDIQFTVPTGNFGDILAGWFAKKLGLPMNHLVVATNENDILERFFRTGRYEAEENTAGQAPETAAVNGSSDGQQATSAGGSSVKSTHSPAMDILLSSNFERLLYYLALDTLENPTNDEVEDRSRAQEKLNGWMNELKKNGKVDLGEKIKDAAGKDFWSERVSDDQTLEEIRKYYKRQEYGPYVVDPHTAVGLAATERSQKKSPNSYWITLSTAHPAKFSSAVELALNPQQFPEFNFRETVLPDELKKLETLEKRVHKVSGEQGVRELIERVKKGEKVVPGEGKGSI, encoded by the exons ATGTCACAATCCGAGATGAGATACTTCTCCACtagaggaggaagtgatACTTTGTCCTTTGAAGAT GCCGTCTTGACTGGATTAGCACCTAATGGGGG TCTTTACATCCCCACGCACATTCCTTCCTTACCATCAGACTGGCAATCATCATGGTCCAACCTCTCCTTCCCCCAATTATCATTCGAGATTTTATCATTGTTCATCCCTCGTTCCGTCATACCCGCTGAAGATctcaaatcaatcatcaacacttcATACTCTACCTTCCGATCAGATAAGACCACCCCGCTCAAACAGacaggagagaaagaatgggtATTGGAACTTTGGCATGGACCCACTTGGGCATTCAAGGATGTCGCTCTGCAGTTCCTTGGTGAACTATTTAGGTATTTCTTAGAAAGACGGAATGGTGttttggagaaagagggtaaagaggagagagaggagtTGACTGTTGTTGGTGCTACCAGTGGAGATACTGGATC CGCCGCTATCTACGGTCTTCGATCCaaaccatccatcaccatcttcatcctctatccTGACGGACGAATCTCCCCCATTCAAGAAGCTCAGATGGCTACCGTCCCAGACGAAAACGTATATTGCGTTGCAGTCGAAAACTCAGATTTCGATACCTGTCAATCCATCGTCAAGACCCTCTTCTCTGACAAACAGTTCAATTCCACCCACCGACTCGGAGCTATCAACTCTATCAACTGGGCTAGAATCTTGGCTCAAATCGTATATTACTTTTCGGCTTATTTCCAATTACCTCAAGAAGCTAGACAATCAGGTGATATTCAATTCACAGTACCTACTGGTAACTTTGGTGATATTTTAGCTGGATGGTTTGCTAAAAAACTTGGTTTACCAATGAACCATCTTGTAGTAGCTACCAACGAGAATGATATTTTAGAAAGATTCTTTAGAACTGGTAGAtacgaagctgaagagaatACTGCTGGACAAGCACCTGAGACTGCTGCAGTGAACGGATCGTCAGATGGTCAACAAGCTACTTCAGCAGGAGGAAGTTCAGTCAAATCTACTCATTCTCCCGCGATGGATATTCTCCTCTCGAGTAATTTTGAGAGATTGCTCTACTATCTCGCTTTGGACACTTTAGAAAACCCTACAAACGATGAAGTAGAGGATAGATCAAGAGCTCAGGAGAAattgaatggatggatgaatgagttgaagaagaatggtaaagtCGATTTgggtgagaagatcaaagatgctGCTGGGAAGGATTTCTGGTCAGAGCGAGTATCTGATGATCAG ACCCTCGAGGAAATTCGAAAATACTATAAACGTCAAGAGTACGGTCCATACGTCGTTGATCCCCATACTGCCGTTGGTCTAGCAGCTACCGAAAGATCCCAAAAGAAGTC ACCCAACTCATACTGGATTACTTTATCTACCGCTCACCCAGCTAAGTTCTCCTCTGCCGTTGAACTCGCCTTGAATCCCCAACAGTTCCCCGAATTCAACTTTAGAGAGACCGTCTTACCtgatgaattgaagaagttggaaacACTCGAGAAGAGGGTGCATAAGGTCAGTGGTGAGCAGGGTGTGAGGGAGTTGATCGAAAGGGTGAAAAAGGGTGAGAAGGTCGTACCCGGGGAGGGGAAGGGGTCTATCTAG